The following are encoded together in the Gordonia insulae genome:
- a CDS encoding polyribonucleotide nucleotidyltransferase, translating into MTDVNSDVDYDDAITEATAVIDNGSFGTRTIRFETGRLALQAAGSVTAYLDDENMLLSTTTASKAPKEHFDFFPLTVDVEERMYAAGRIPGSFFRREGRPSTDAILTCRLIDRPLRPTFVDGLRNEIQVVVTVMSLNPNDLYDVVAINAASASTQLAGLPFAGPVGGVRVALIPTEENKAGQWVAFPTVEQLEGAVFNMVVAGRVVSGQGDTADVAIMMVEAEATDNVLEIIAGGAQAPTEVIVAEGLEAAKPFIARLCEAQKSLATAAAKETGDFPLFPPYESDVYDAVAGAASDRLGEILTIPGKQERDDKTDQLKADILAQLGGQFEGREKEIGGAYRSLTKKLVRQRILTDHFRIDGRGITDIRSLSAEVAVIPRAHGSALFERGETQILGVTTLDMVKMAQQIDSLGPETSKRYMHHYNFPPYSTGETGRVGSPKRREIGHGALAERALMPVLPSVEEFPYAIRQVSEALGSNGSTSMGSVCASTMSLLNAGVPLKAPVAGIAMGLVSDTVDGETRYVALTDILGAEDAFGDMDFKVAGTKDFVTALQLDTKLDGIPSQVLAGALNQAKDARLTILDVMAEAIDEPDEMSPYAPRITTIRIPMDKIGELIGPKGKTINGITEETGANISIEDDGTVFIGASDGESAQAAIDRVNAIANPQLPKVGERFLGTVVKTTAFGAFVSLLPGRDGLVHISKLGKGKRVNKVEDVVNVGSKLRVEIADIDDRGKISLVPVDEDSASEKAPEAAEANA; encoded by the coding sequence ATGACCGATGTGAACTCCGACGTCGACTACGACGACGCCATCACCGAAGCCACCGCCGTGATCGACAACGGCAGCTTCGGCACCCGCACCATCCGATTCGAGACCGGGCGCCTCGCGCTGCAGGCCGCCGGATCGGTCACCGCCTACCTCGACGACGAGAACATGCTCCTCTCGACGACGACCGCCTCGAAGGCACCCAAGGAGCACTTCGACTTCTTCCCGCTCACCGTGGACGTGGAGGAGCGGATGTACGCCGCCGGGCGCATCCCGGGATCGTTCTTCCGTCGTGAGGGTCGCCCGTCCACCGACGCGATCCTCACCTGCCGCCTGATCGACCGGCCGCTGCGTCCGACCTTCGTCGACGGCCTGCGGAACGAGATCCAGGTCGTCGTCACGGTGATGAGCCTGAACCCGAACGACCTCTACGACGTCGTTGCGATCAACGCCGCATCGGCGTCGACCCAGCTCGCCGGACTGCCGTTCGCCGGTCCCGTCGGCGGCGTGCGCGTCGCGCTGATCCCGACCGAGGAGAACAAGGCCGGCCAGTGGGTCGCCTTCCCGACCGTCGAGCAGCTCGAAGGCGCCGTCTTCAACATGGTCGTCGCGGGCCGCGTTGTCTCCGGTCAAGGAGACACCGCTGATGTCGCGATCATGATGGTCGAGGCCGAGGCCACCGACAACGTCCTCGAGATCATCGCCGGCGGCGCGCAGGCACCGACCGAGGTGATCGTCGCCGAGGGCCTCGAGGCCGCCAAGCCGTTCATCGCCCGACTCTGCGAGGCGCAGAAGTCGCTGGCGACCGCAGCGGCCAAGGAGACCGGCGACTTCCCGCTGTTCCCGCCCTACGAGAGCGACGTCTACGACGCCGTCGCGGGTGCCGCATCGGATCGTCTCGGCGAGATCCTCACGATCCCCGGCAAGCAGGAACGCGACGACAAGACCGATCAGCTCAAGGCCGACATCCTGGCCCAGCTCGGCGGTCAGTTCGAGGGTCGCGAGAAGGAGATCGGCGGTGCCTACCGCTCGCTGACCAAGAAGCTCGTGCGTCAGCGCATCCTGACCGATCACTTCCGCATCGACGGCCGCGGCATCACCGACATCCGGTCGCTCTCGGCCGAGGTCGCGGTCATCCCACGGGCGCACGGCAGCGCACTGTTCGAGCGCGGCGAGACCCAGATCCTGGGTGTCACCACTCTCGACATGGTCAAGATGGCCCAGCAGATCGATTCGCTCGGCCCGGAGACCTCCAAGCGCTACATGCATCATTACAACTTCCCGCCGTACTCGACCGGTGAGACCGGCCGGGTCGGTTCGCCGAAGCGTCGCGAGATCGGCCACGGCGCGCTCGCCGAGCGTGCCCTGATGCCGGTGCTGCCGAGCGTCGAGGAGTTCCCGTACGCCATCCGCCAGGTGTCGGAGGCGTTGGGCTCCAACGGTTCCACCTCGATGGGCTCGGTCTGTGCGTCGACCATGTCGCTGCTCAACGCCGGAGTGCCACTCAAGGCCCCGGTCGCCGGCATCGCCATGGGCCTGGTGTCCGACACCGTCGACGGTGAAACCCGCTACGTGGCGCTCACCGACATCCTCGGAGCCGAGGATGCGTTCGGCGACATGGACTTCAAGGTCGCCGGCACCAAGGACTTCGTCACCGCGCTGCAGTTGGACACCAAGCTCGACGGCATTCCGAGTCAGGTGCTCGCGGGTGCGTTGAACCAGGCCAAGGACGCCCGGCTGACGATCCTGGACGTGATGGCCGAGGCCATCGACGAGCCGGACGAGATGAGCCCGTACGCGCCGCGGATCACCACCATCAGGATCCCGATGGACAAGATCGGCGAACTGATCGGGCCCAAGGGCAAGACGATCAACGGCATCACCGAGGAGACCGGCGCCAACATCTCCATCGAGGACGACGGCACCGTGTTCATCGGGGCGTCCGACGGTGAGTCGGCGCAGGCCGCCATCGATCGGGTCAACGCGATCGCCAATCCGCAGCTGCCCAAGGTCGGCGAGCGGTTCCTCGGCACCGTGGTGAAGACCACCGCGTTCGGTGCGTTCGTGTCGCTCCTGCCGGGACGTGATGGCCTCGTGCACATCTCGAAGCTCGGTAAGGGCAAGCGGGTCAACAAGGTCGAGGACGTCGTGAACGTCGGCTCCAAGCTGCGCGTCGAGATCGCCGACATCGACGATCGCGGCAAGATCAGCCTGGTCCCGGTCGACGAGGACTCGGCATCGGAGAAGGCACCCGAGGCCGCCGAGGCCAACGCCTGA
- the rpsO gene encoding 30S ribosomal protein S15: protein MALTAAEKKTILAEYGLHETDTGSPEAQVAMLTKRITDLTEHLKQHKHDHHSRRGLLLLVGRRRRLLKYVAKVDINRYRSLIERLGLRR from the coding sequence ATGGCATTGACTGCCGCCGAGAAGAAGACCATCCTCGCCGAGTACGGGCTGCACGAGACCGACACCGGTTCGCCGGAGGCGCAGGTCGCGATGCTCACCAAGCGCATCACCGACCTCACCGAGCACCTCAAGCAGCACAAGCACGACCACCACAGCCGTCGCGGCCTCCTGCTGCTCGTCGGCCGTCGCCGTCGTCTGCTGAAGTACGTCGCGAAGGTCGACATCAACCGCTACCGCTCGCTCATCGAGCGTCTGGGTCTGCGTCGCTGA